A genomic segment from Nicotiana tabacum cultivar K326 chromosome 7, ASM71507v2, whole genome shotgun sequence encodes:
- the LOC107771071 gene encoding exportin-2-like, whose product MEWNPETLQFLSQCFLNTLSPLPEPRRRAEAALAEASERSNYGLAVLQLVAEPSVDEQIRHAAAVNFKNHLKARWAPSPPKEPNVPSLTPISNAEKELIKSLIVSLMLKLSPKIQSQLSEALAVIGKHDFPLQWPTLLPELVANLVSLTQANDYVSVNGVLATINSLFKKFRYQFKTNELLVDLKECLDKFAKPLLELFKRTVNVIDQAVGSGAADAATLKLYVESQRLCCRIFYSLNFQELPEFFEDHMDEWMIEFKKYLTVKYPVLEDSGNDGLAVVDGLRAAVCENIGLYMEKEEELFQKYLSGFVEAVWSLLVVSSASSSRERLTVTAIKFLTTVSTSVHHALFERDDILEQICQSIVIPNVMLRDEDEELFEMNYIEFIRKDMEGSDLDTRRRIACELLKGIAMHYKVKVTEKVSLQIKNCLALFAQNPEANWKYKDCAIYLVVSLATKKAGGSTVSTDLIDVENFFGSVIVPELQSRDVNAFPMLKAGALKFFTMFRNQLPKDVAMALLPDVVRFLAAESNVVHSYAASCIEKLLLVKDEGTRPRYTATDISPFLLVLMSNLFSALEKPESEENQYIMKCIMRVLGVAEISRDVASACITGLTNVLNRVCPNPKNPIFNHYLFESVAVLIRRACEGDPTLISAFEGSLFPSLQMILANDVSEFFPYAFQLLSQLVELNRPPVPQHYVQIFEILLLPESWKKSANVPALVRLLQAFLRKAPHELNQQGRLSNVLGIFNTLISSPSTDEQGFYVLNTVIENLGYDVISPFVGHIWVSLFNRLQHGRTVKFMKNLVIFMSLFLVKHGLQNLVVSMNAVQKDVFHTIVEQFWVPNLKLITGSVELKLTSVASTKLICESSTLLDSKVRGKMLDSIVTLLSRPEEERLSEEPDVPDFGETVGYNATFVHLYNAGKKEEDPLKEVNDPKQYLVASMANHASSSPGMYPQLIRENLEAANQAALLQLCSSYNLSIV is encoded by the coding sequence ATGGAGTGGAACCCCGAAACCCTACAATTTCTGTCCCAATGCTTCCTTAATACGCTGTCTCCGTTACCGGAGCCACGCCGTCGAGCTGAAGCGGCACTTGCCGAGGCCTCTGAGAGATCTAACTATGGCCTCGCCGTCCTTCAGCTCGTAGCTGAGCCTTCTGTTGATGAGCAGATTCGTCATGCTGCTGCTGTTAACTTTAAAAATCATCTCAAGGCCCGTTGGGCTCCATCTCCTCCTAAAGAACCAAATGTTCCATCCTTAACCCCAATTTCAAACGCTGAAAAGGAGCTTATTAAGAGTTTGATTGTTTCTCTTATGCTTAAGTTGTCACCCAAGATACAGTCTCAGCTCAGCGAAGCATTGGCCGTGATTGGTAAGCATGATTTCCCGTTACAGTGGCCCACTTTGTTGCCTGAGCTTGTTGCCAACCTTGTTAGTTTGACACAAGCTAATGATTATGTTTCTGTTAATGGTGTTTTAGCTACGATTAATTCTTTGTTTAAGAAGTTTCGATATCAGTTTAAGACCAATGAGTTGCTTGTCGATTTGAAAGAATGTCTTGATAAGTTTGCGAAGCCACTTTTGGAACTGTTTAAAAGAACAGTGAATGTAATCGATCAAGCTGTGGGGTCTGGGGCTGCAGATGCAGCGACTCTGAAACTGTACGTAGAGTCTCAGAGGTTGTGCTGTAGGATATTTTATTCGTTGAATTTTCAGGAGTTGCCTGAGTTCTTTGAGGACCATATGGATGAGTGGATGATTGAGTTTAAGAAGTATCTCACTGTGAAGTACCCCGTGCTTGAGGACAGTGGGAATGATGGTCTTGCTGTTGTCGATGGCCTGCGTGCTGCAGTGTGTGAAAATATTGGTCTTTATATGGAGAAGGAGGAGGAACTGTTCCAAAAGTATTTAAGCGGGTTTGTGGAGGCTGTATGGAGTCTTCTTGTGGTTTCATCTGCATCTTCTAGCAGGGAACGGCTAACTGTTACTGCAATCAAGTTCTTAACCACTGTTAGTACAAGTGTTCATCATGCTCTCTTTGAAAGAGATGACATTTTGGAACAGATTTGTCAGAGTATTGTTATTCCCAATGTGATGTTGAGGGATGAGGATGAGGAGTTGTTTGAAATGAACTATATTGAGTTTATTAGAAAGGATATGGAAGGGAGTGATCTTGACACGAGGAGGAGGATTGCATGTGAACTGCTCAAGGGCATTGCCATGCATTACAAAGTCAAGGTCACGGAGAAGGTTTCCCTTCAAATAAAAAATTGTTTGGCCTTGTTTGCTCAGAATCCAGAAGCAAATTGGAAATATAAGGATTGCGCTATCTATTTGGTCGTCTCCCTTGCAACTAAAAAGGCAGGTGGTAGTACAGTCTCAACTGATCTTATAGATGTTGAGAACTTTTTTGGTTCAGTTATTGTACCAGAGCTGCAAAGTAGGGATGTGAATGCTTTTCCAATGTTGAAGGCAGGTGCATTGAAGTTCTTTACTATGTTTAGAAATCAGCTGCCAAAGGATGTTGCAATGGCATTGCTTCCAGATGTTGTGCGTTTCCTTGCTGCAGAGTCCAATGTGGTTCATTCTTATGCTGCGAGTTGCATTGAGAAACTCTTGCTCGTCAAAGATGAAGGGACACGACCAAGATATACAGCCACAGATATTAGTCCCTTTTTGCTTGTGTTGATGTCGAACCTTTTCAGTGCCTTGGAGAAGCCAGAATCCGAGGAGAATCAATATATAATGAAGTGTATCATGCGAGTGCTTGGAGTTGCTGAAATTTCTCGTGATGTTGCTTCAGCTTGCATAACTGGTCTGACAAATGTTCTCAACAGAGTCTGCCCGAACCCAAAAAATCCTATCTTCAACCATTATCTCTTTGAATCAGTTGCTGTTCTTATTAGGAGAGCCTGTGAGGGGGATCCTACTCTCATATCTGCTTTTGAAGGAAGCCTTTTCCCTAGCCTCCAGATGATCTTAGCTAATGATGTGAGCGAGTTCTTCCCTTATGCATTCCAACTGTTGTCCCAGCTTGTTGAGTTGAATAGACCTCCTGTTCCTCAGCACTACGTGCAGATCTTTGAGATTCTCCTTTTACCTGAGTCATGGAAAAAGTCGGCAAATGTTCCTGCTCTTGTTCGCTTGCTCCAAGCATTCCTTCGTAAGGCACCCCATGAGCTTAACCAACAGGGCAGACTGTCTAATGTTCTGGGTATTTTCAATACACTTATTTCATCTCCCAGCACAGATGAACAGGGGTTTTATGTGCTCAACACAGTTATTGAAAACCTTGGGTATGATGTGATATCACCTTTTGTCGGCCACATTTGGGTTTCACTTTTTAATCGGCTGCAGCATGGCAGAACAGTGAAGTTTATGAAGAATCTTGTGATATTTATGTCTCTTTTCTTGGTCAAGCATGGGTTACAAAATCTTGTGGTTTCGATGAATGCTGTTCAGAAGGATGTCTTCCATACAATTGTGGAGCAATTTTGGGTACCTAACCTCAAGTTAATCACAGGATCAGTTGAACTCAAGCTGACTTCAGTTGCTTCAACTAAACTAATATGTGAATCTTCAACATTATTGGATTCCAAGGTTCGGGGCAAAATGCTTGACAGTATTGTTACTCTACTCTCTAGGCCAGAGGAAGAGAGACTGTCGGAGGAGCCAGACGTTCCAGACTTTGGGGAGACTGTGGGTTATAATGCAACTTTTGTCCATCTTTATAATGCTGGGAAGAAAGAAGAGGATCCTTTGAAGGAAGTGAATGATCCAAAGCAATATTTGGTGGCTTCCATGGCAAATCATGCTTCTAGTTCCCCTGGGATGTATCCACAACTTATTAGGGAAAATCTTGAGGCAGCAAATCAAGCAGCACTTCTTCAGCTCTGCAGCTCCTATAATCTTTCAATTGTTTGA